A single genomic interval of Chryseobacterium paludis harbors:
- the gyrB gene encoding DNA topoisomerase (ATP-hydrolyzing) subunit B, giving the protein MSQKQYTASSIQALEGMEHVRMRPSMYIGDVGVRGLHHLVYEVVDNSIDEALAGYCDTILVTIHKGESISVKDNGRGIPVDLHEKEQKSALEVVMTKIGAGGKFDKDSYKVSGGLHGVGVSCVNALSTLLVATVSLNGKIYQQKYSEGKALADVAEIGVTTERGTEVFFQPDSTIFQELVYNYDTLATRLRELSFLNRGITITLIDERNPNEDGSFPAEVFHSEGGLREFVEFIDGSREAIMEHVIFMEGERDSIPVEVAMRYNTSFNENLHSYVNNINTHEGGTHLAGFRRALTRTLKKYADDLGIPQKEKVEITGDDFREGLTAIISVKVMEPQFEGQTKTKLGNSEVSGAVDKIVGEMLTNFLEENPNEAKIIVQKVVLAAKARQAAKKAREMVQRKSPMGGSGLPGKLSDCSSKSPEESELFLVEGDSAGGTAKQGRDRHFQAILPLRGKILNVEKSMLHKVYDNEEIKNIYTALGVSVGTEEDSKALNMAKLRYHKVVIMTDADIDGSHISTLILTFFFRFMKELIENGYVYIAQPPLYLLKKGNKKVYAYNEKEREEFTLDMSPDGKGVEVQRYKGLGEMNPEQLWETTLNPEHRILKQVTIDNAVEADSVFSMLMGDEVPPRREFIEKNAKYAKIDV; this is encoded by the coding sequence ATGAGTCAGAAACAATATACAGCTAGTAGTATTCAGGCATTGGAAGGAATGGAACACGTTCGTATGCGTCCTTCAATGTACATTGGTGATGTAGGAGTAAGAGGTCTTCATCATTTGGTTTATGAAGTAGTAGATAACTCTATTGACGAGGCATTGGCAGGATACTGTGACACCATCTTGGTTACCATCCACAAAGGAGAGAGTATTTCTGTAAAAGATAATGGTAGAGGTATTCCCGTAGATTTACATGAAAAAGAACAAAAATCCGCTTTAGAGGTTGTAATGACCAAAATTGGGGCAGGAGGGAAATTTGATAAAGATTCTTATAAAGTATCCGGAGGACTTCACGGAGTAGGTGTTTCTTGTGTAAATGCGCTTTCAACTTTGTTAGTAGCTACGGTAAGCCTTAACGGTAAAATATACCAACAAAAATATTCAGAAGGAAAGGCACTTGCCGATGTTGCTGAAATTGGAGTTACGACAGAAAGAGGAACAGAAGTTTTCTTTCAGCCGGATAGTACAATTTTCCAGGAACTTGTTTATAATTATGATACCCTTGCTACAAGATTAAGAGAACTTTCTTTTCTTAATAGAGGAATTACAATAACTCTTATAGATGAAAGGAACCCTAATGAAGATGGTTCATTTCCTGCAGAAGTTTTCCATTCTGAAGGAGGATTGAGAGAATTTGTTGAATTTATCGATGGAAGCCGTGAGGCTATCATGGAGCACGTAATTTTCATGGAAGGAGAGCGAGACAGTATCCCTGTGGAAGTGGCAATGCGTTATAATACATCATTTAATGAGAATTTACATTCTTATGTTAATAATATCAATACCCATGAAGGAGGGACTCACTTAGCAGGTTTCAGACGTGCTTTGACGAGAACTTTGAAGAAATATGCTGATGATCTGGGTATTCCTCAAAAAGAAAAAGTTGAAATTACTGGTGATGACTTCCGTGAAGGTTTAACGGCTATTATTTCAGTAAAAGTAATGGAGCCTCAGTTTGAAGGACAGACAAAAACTAAATTAGGGAATTCTGAAGTTTCTGGAGCTGTTGATAAGATTGTAGGGGAAATGTTGACCAACTTTTTGGAAGAAAATCCTAATGAGGCGAAAATTATTGTTCAGAAAGTAGTTTTAGCTGCAAAAGCTAGACAGGCAGCCAAAAAAGCTCGTGAAATGGTTCAGAGAAAATCGCCTATGGGTGGATCTGGACTTCCAGGTAAACTATCTGACTGCTCATCAAAAAGTCCCGAAGAATCTGAACTTTTCTTAGTAGAGGGAGATTCCGCAGGTGGAACTGCAAAACAGGGTAGAGACAGACATTTCCAGGCTATTTTACCATTGAGAGGTAAAATCCTTAACGTGGAGAAATCCATGCTCCATAAGGTGTATGATAATGAGGAAATTAAAAATATTTATACGGCCCTTGGAGTTTCTGTAGGAACAGAAGAAGATAGTAAGGCATTAAATATGGCTAAATTAAGATATCATAAAGTAGTTATTATGACCGATGCCGATATCGATGGTTCTCACATTTCTACTTTAATTCTGACCTTCTTTTTCCGTTTTATGAAGGAGCTTATTGAGAATGGGTATGTATATATTGCGCAACCTCCTTTGTATCTACTAAAGAAAGGAAACAAAAAAGTATATGCTTATAACGAAAAAGAGCGTGAAGAATTTACTTTAGATATGTCTCCGGATGGAAAGGGTGTTGAGGTACAACGTTACAAAGGTCTTGGGGAAATGAACCCTGAACAGCTTTGGGAAACAACTCTAAACCCTGAACACAGAATTCTTAAGCAGGTAACGATTGATAATGCAGTGGAAGCTGACAGTGTTTTCTCAATGTTGATGGGAGATGAGGTTCCACCAAGAAGAGAATTTATAGAGAAAAATGCAAAATATGCTAAGATTGATGTATAA
- a CDS encoding cytochrome d ubiquinol oxidase subunit II: MIYVVIGFLWLSICLYVILGGADFGAGIVELFTNKKSRHKTKEIMYESIAPVWEANHMWLIIAIVILFVGFPEIYTTMSTYLHIPLVLMLVGIIARGTAFTFRHYDAVKDDWQFLYTQIFYYASLLTPFFLGLIAAATVSQSINPDATTFLDLYIFSWLNWFGVAVGLFTVSLCAYLASIFSLRETTDRLELSLMIRKSKQTMLFVVITGALVFLSAYLSGIPLVKWVFSKPLGIMSIAFATVALGLIFRAMKRRKLLPVRALAGFQVIMILIAATYQHNPDIILLGNGQHLSLLEHVAAPKTISALAWALMLGSLFILPFLFYLMFSFSKLRK; encoded by the coding sequence ATGATCTATGTTGTTATTGGCTTTCTCTGGCTTTCAATTTGCCTTTATGTAATCTTAGGAGGAGCAGATTTCGGCGCTGGAATTGTAGAATTGTTTACCAATAAAAAATCACGCCATAAAACTAAGGAGATCATGTATGAATCTATTGCTCCTGTATGGGAGGCTAATCATATGTGGCTGATCATCGCAATTGTTATCTTATTTGTAGGCTTTCCTGAAATTTATACAACCATGTCCACCTATTTGCATATTCCTTTGGTTCTTATGCTGGTAGGAATTATTGCAAGAGGTACAGCTTTTACTTTCAGACATTATGATGCAGTAAAGGATGACTGGCAGTTTTTATATACACAGATCTTTTATTACGCAAGCCTTTTAACTCCTTTTTTCTTGGGATTAATTGCTGCTGCTACCGTTTCTCAGTCTATAAATCCTGATGCGACCACCTTTTTAGACTTATATATTTTCAGTTGGCTTAATTGGTTTGGCGTTGCTGTAGGTTTGTTTACAGTATCACTTTGCGCCTATCTGGCGTCTATATTTTCGTTAAGAGAAACAACAGACAGATTAGAATTAAGTTTGATGATCAGAAAATCTAAACAAACAATGCTATTTGTGGTTATTACGGGAGCATTGGTATTTCTTTCCGCTTATCTTTCTGGAATTCCTTTAGTAAAGTGGGTCTTCTCAAAACCTCTGGGAATTATGTCTATTGCTTTTGCTACTGTTGCTTTAGGATTGATATTCCGTGCTATGAAACGACGCAAACTACTTCCTGTACGTGCTTTAGCTGGATTTCAGGTAATTATGATTTTAATTGCAGCAACCTATCAACATAATCCTGATATTATTTTATTAGGCAATGGACAACATCTTTCTTTATTAGAACATGTAGCCGCACCAAAAACAATCTCAGCACTAGCCTGGGCATTAATGCTCGGTTCATTATTTATTCTGCCGTTTTTGTTTTATCTGATGTTCTCATTTAGTAAACTGAGAAAATAG
- a CDS encoding anthranilate synthase component I family protein: protein MFNKKIKVKTVSKKTLGDLQTPMNIYLQIRDKFRDTILLESSDSKNIDNNFSFIAVNAIAGIEVKNLKEFEIKLPNSEPVKQFIIDHKIADILHDFSSVFDCEKTADPIEETAQNLFGYTSFEAVQFFENVNFKAQSEEVEIPLVRYRLYQYVIAINHYNDEMHFIENQIEGVKSELYTLENLIKNKSSVVYPFEKTGAETSNITDEEYLELVKTAQRHCMRGDVFQLVLSRRFEQKFLGDEFNVYRALRNINPSPYLFFFDYGDYKLFGSSPESQLIIKDHKAIIHPIAGTFKRTGNFDIDLQSIEELKNDPKENAEHTMLVDLARNDLGKMGKNITVTKLKEIQLFSHVIHMVSEVTAELPRDTNPFEVVSSTFPQGTLSGAPKHKALQLINKYEKDSRGYYGGCIGMVGLNGTCNQAIMIRTFLSKNNTLFYQAGAGLVAKSNPESELQEVNNKLNALKKAVEKADKLNY from the coding sequence ATGTTTAACAAAAAAATAAAAGTAAAAACAGTTTCGAAAAAAACATTGGGGGATCTCCAGACTCCAATGAATATCTATCTACAAATCAGAGATAAATTTAGAGATACCATTCTTTTGGAGAGTTCAGATTCTAAAAATATCGATAATAATTTTTCTTTTATTGCAGTAAATGCCATTGCTGGAATTGAGGTAAAGAATCTAAAAGAGTTTGAAATAAAGCTTCCCAATTCAGAACCTGTAAAACAATTCATCATCGATCATAAGATAGCAGATATTCTGCATGATTTTTCTTCAGTTTTCGACTGTGAGAAAACAGCAGATCCTATTGAAGAAACTGCACAAAATCTTTTTGGATATACCAGTTTTGAAGCAGTTCAGTTTTTTGAGAATGTCAATTTTAAAGCACAAAGTGAAGAGGTTGAAATTCCTTTAGTCAGATACAGACTATACCAATATGTCATTGCTATTAATCATTACAATGATGAGATGCATTTTATTGAAAATCAAATTGAAGGTGTTAAATCTGAACTTTATACGTTGGAAAATTTAATAAAGAACAAAAGCTCAGTAGTCTATCCTTTCGAAAAAACGGGGGCGGAAACTTCAAACATTACTGATGAAGAATATCTTGAATTGGTAAAAACAGCTCAGAGACACTGTATGCGAGGAGACGTTTTCCAATTGGTACTAAGCAGAAGGTTTGAGCAAAAATTCCTGGGTGATGAGTTCAATGTGTATCGAGCTTTAAGAAATATCAATCCTTCTCCTTATTTATTCTTTTTCGATTATGGAGACTATAAATTATTTGGATCCAGTCCCGAAAGCCAGTTAATTATTAAAGATCATAAAGCGATCATCCACCCTATTGCCGGAACATTCAAAAGAACCGGAAACTTTGATATCGATCTGCAGTCTATTGAGGAATTAAAAAATGATCCTAAAGAAAACGCAGAACATACCATGTTGGTGGATCTGGCAAGAAATGATCTTGGGAAAATGGGGAAAAATATTACCGTTACCAAATTGAAAGAAATTCAGCTTTTTTCTCACGTTATCCATATGGTAAGTGAAGTTACAGCGGAATTACCAAGAGATACGAATCCTTTTGAGGTTGTTTCATCCACCTTTCCACAAGGAACTCTAAGTGGCGCACCCAAGCACAAAGCTCTTCAGCTGATCAATAAATATGAAAAAGATTCCCGTGGCTATTACGGAGGTTGCATTGGAATGGTGGGACTTAATGGAACCTGTAATCAGGCAATCATGATCCGAACTTTTCTAAGTAAAAACAATACGTTATTTTATCAGGCAGGAGCAGGATTAGTAGCCAAATCAAACCCTGAAAGTGAATTACAGGAAGTTAATAATAAACTAAATGCATTAAAAAAGGCAGTAGAAAAAGCTGACAAACTAAATTATTAG
- a CDS encoding c-type cytochrome, whose protein sequence is MKKLFLTGCIGFLILSCSKKENTPVDASSSETSVVSEPAKTNLSGSQIIETLDCTGCHTVNERMIGPSYQEIADKYSEKDIEMLASKIIEGGSGAWGSVPMQPHPQVSKEDAKKMVEYILSQKK, encoded by the coding sequence ATGAAGAAATTATTTTTGACAGGATGCATTGGATTTTTAATTCTTTCCTGTTCCAAAAAAGAAAATACACCTGTTGACGCTTCCTCTTCAGAAACATCTGTTGTTTCGGAACCTGCAAAAACTAATCTTTCGGGAAGTCAGATTATTGAAACATTAGATTGTACAGGGTGTCATACGGTAAATGAAAGAATGATAGGACCTTCTTATCAGGAAATAGCAGATAAGTATTCTGAAAAAGATATTGAAATGCTGGCTTCCAAAATTATAGAAGGCGGAAGTGGAGCTTGGGGAAGTGTACCCATGCAACCCCATCCTCAGGTATCTAAAGAAGATGCTAAAAAAATGGTAGAATATATTTTAAGTCAGAAAAAATAA
- the rlmF gene encoding 23S rRNA (adenine(1618)-N(6))-methyltransferase RlmF has product MTTEKSSLHTRNLHRNPYDFDQLISCVPELKQYVFINAYQRVTINFSLPKAVKLLNKALLLHFYNIKNWDIPEANLCPPIPGRADYVHYIADLLSEQQSEIPSGISISGLDVGVGANLVYPLIAHRSYGWKMLGTDINKDSLENAQRILDHNPDLSFAIQLKQQLKPNNIFKNIIGVGDRFAFSMCNPPFHDSEESALKGNVRKTKNLNRSKVQKPLLNFGGQQSELWCEGGELAFIANMINESTLYGSQILWFTCLVSKKDNLHKLTRLLKKVKVADFKTVDMAQGQKISRILAWTFIPQQDRKDWFL; this is encoded by the coding sequence ATGACTACTGAAAAATCCAGTCTGCACACAAGAAATTTACATCGCAATCCCTATGATTTTGATCAACTTATTTCTTGTGTGCCAGAACTGAAACAGTATGTTTTCATTAATGCTTATCAAAGGGTAACCATTAATTTCAGCCTTCCAAAGGCGGTTAAACTGCTTAATAAAGCTTTATTGCTGCACTTTTATAATATTAAGAATTGGGACATTCCTGAGGCTAATCTATGTCCACCCATTCCAGGACGAGCTGATTATGTACATTATATTGCAGATTTATTATCCGAACAGCAAAGTGAAATTCCAAGCGGAATTTCGATATCTGGTTTAGATGTGGGAGTGGGGGCAAACTTAGTTTATCCCTTAATTGCCCATAGATCTTATGGATGGAAAATGTTGGGTACAGATATCAATAAAGATTCTTTGGAAAATGCCCAACGTATTTTAGACCATAATCCCGATTTGTCATTTGCTATTCAATTAAAACAACAGTTGAAACCCAATAATATATTCAAGAACATTATTGGTGTTGGAGATCGGTTTGCATTTTCGATGTGTAATCCTCCTTTTCATGATTCAGAAGAATCTGCACTAAAAGGAAATGTCAGGAAAACTAAAAATCTTAACAGGTCAAAAGTGCAGAAACCTTTACTTAATTTTGGTGGACAACAATCAGAATTGTGGTGCGAAGGTGGTGAACTGGCTTTCATTGCAAATATGATCAATGAAAGTACATTATACGGGTCTCAAATCCTCTGGTTTACCTGTTTAGTTTCTAAAAAGGATAATTTACATAAGCTAACCAGACTCTTAAAAAAAGTCAAAGTAGCAGATTTTAAAACCGTTGATATGGCTCAGGGACAAAAGATAAGTAGAATACTGGCTTGGACGTTTATTCCTCAACAGGACCGAAAAGATTGGTTCTTGTAA
- the lysS gene encoding lysine--tRNA ligase, protein MQLSEQEIIRREKLNKLVEMGINAFPAEEYKITDTTESIKQDFSESKQVKIAGRLMSRRIQGKASFAELQDSTGKIQVYFNRDEICTGEDKTLYNEVYKHLLDIGDIIGIGGDLFTTQVGEKTVLVKNFTLLTKSLRPLPQAKTDENGVIHDAFNDPELRYRQRYVDLTVNPHIKEIFVKRTKLFNAMRTFFNDAGYFEVETPILQSIPGGAAAKPFITHHNALDIPLYLRIANELYLKRLIVGGFDGVYEFSKNFRNEGMDRTHNPEFTAMEIYVAYKDYNWMMHFTEKLLEFCAGQVNGNAESTFGEHTINWKAPYPRVSMTEAIQKYTGFDITGKTEQELFVFAKSIGIDVNETMGKGKLIDEIFGEKCEGNFIQPTFITDYPIEMSPLTKKHRSKEGLTERFELMVCGKEIANAYSELNDPIDQRERFEAQMTLSERGDDEAMFIDQDFLRALEYGMPPTSGLGIGMDRLIMFLTDNASIQEVLFFPQMRPEKTVPQIELGEDEKVILEILNSQEEPFSLAEVKERSQLSGKKWDKASKTLTKNNLVKVEKIEDQVLMKLV, encoded by the coding sequence ATGCAATTATCAGAACAAGAAATCATTAGAAGAGAAAAGCTTAATAAGCTTGTTGAAATGGGAATCAATGCGTTCCCTGCAGAAGAATACAAAATTACAGATACAACAGAATCTATAAAACAGGATTTTTCTGAAAGTAAACAGGTGAAGATTGCTGGCAGATTGATGTCCCGAAGAATTCAAGGGAAGGCTTCTTTTGCTGAATTGCAGGATTCTACAGGTAAAATTCAGGTGTATTTCAACAGAGATGAAATTTGTACGGGAGAAGATAAAACCTTATATAATGAAGTTTATAAGCATCTTTTAGATATCGGAGATATTATCGGTATTGGAGGTGATCTTTTTACCACGCAGGTAGGAGAGAAGACGGTATTGGTAAAGAACTTTACGCTTCTTACTAAATCTCTACGTCCTCTTCCACAAGCGAAGACGGATGAGAATGGCGTAATACATGATGCGTTTAACGACCCTGAATTAAGATACAGACAACGTTATGTAGATTTAACAGTAAATCCTCATATTAAAGAGATCTTTGTAAAGAGAACAAAACTGTTCAATGCCATGAGGACTTTCTTTAATGATGCTGGATACTTTGAAGTGGAAACACCTATTCTTCAGTCGATTCCGGGAGGAGCTGCTGCAAAGCCTTTTATTACGCATCACAATGCCTTAGATATTCCTTTATATTTAAGAATTGCCAACGAACTATATCTTAAAAGATTGATCGTGGGTGGATTTGATGGGGTATATGAGTTTTCTAAAAACTTCAGAAATGAAGGGATGGACAGAACACATAATCCAGAGTTTACAGCGATGGAAATCTATGTAGCCTACAAAGATTACAACTGGATGATGCATTTCACAGAGAAATTATTGGAATTCTGTGCAGGTCAGGTGAACGGAAATGCAGAATCTACTTTTGGAGAACATACCATTAATTGGAAAGCTCCTTATCCAAGAGTTTCTATGACCGAAGCGATCCAAAAATATACAGGTTTTGATATTACAGGAAAGACTGAGCAGGAATTGTTTGTTTTTGCTAAATCTATCGGAATCGATGTAAATGAAACAATGGGTAAAGGAAAATTAATTGATGAGATCTTCGGTGAAAAATGTGAAGGAAACTTCATTCAGCCAACTTTTATTACTGATTATCCTATTGAAATGTCTCCATTAACGAAGAAACACAGAAGCAAAGAAGGCTTAACAGAGCGTTTTGAACTAATGGTTTGTGGAAAAGAAATTGCGAACGCATATTCTGAGTTAAATGACCCAATCGATCAGAGAGAACGTTTCGAAGCACAAATGACTTTATCAGAAAGAGGTGACGATGAAGCGATGTTTATCGACCAGGACTTCTTAAGAGCTTTGGAATACGGTATGCCGCCAACTTCAGGATTAGGAATTGGGATGGACAGATTGATCATGTTCTTAACGGATAATGCATCAATTCAGGAAGTATTATTCTTCCCTCAGATGAGACCGGAAAAAACAGTTCCTCAAATTGAATTAGGTGAAGATGAAAAAGTGATCCTTGAGATCTTAAACTCTCAGGAGGAACCATTCTCTTTAGCTGAAGTTAAAGAAAGAAGCCAGCTATCTGGAAAAAAATGGGATAAAGCATCTAAGACTTTAACCAAAAATAATTTAGTAAAAGTAGAGAAGATTGAGGATCAGGTTCTGATGAAACTGGTTTAA
- a CDS encoding OmpA family protein, giving the protein MIQSIYFAHGSYELDKQSEKKLDSLAQLKNNLKFRIFGNCDSVGSINYNRILSENRANTVSKYLKTKITDNIKLENIVGLGEEKQINDNSSEELRGKNRRVDIFIDREFAEGEKISGKTFPSFLGLKVSEMKVQNTYSLPNVNFIGGRHIWLSSGNETLFQLFKILRDNPAMEVELQGHICCDYDNFDGKDLDLNTFNLSYTRASAIKEFLQKQGIESSRIKASGQGHLDPVVYPEQTEVDRTKNRRVVIVLLKK; this is encoded by the coding sequence ATGATTCAATCTATATATTTTGCTCACGGTTCGTATGAGCTTGATAAACAATCTGAAAAGAAATTAGATAGTTTGGCTCAGCTAAAGAACAATTTAAAATTCAGGATTTTTGGAAACTGTGATTCTGTAGGAAGTATCAATTATAATAGGATATTATCTGAAAATCGAGCCAATACAGTTAGTAAATATCTAAAAACGAAAATTACGGATAACATAAAATTGGAAAATATTGTCGGTCTGGGTGAAGAAAAACAGATTAATGATAACAGTTCAGAAGAGTTGCGTGGAAAGAATAGAAGAGTAGATATTTTTATTGATAGAGAATTTGCTGAAGGAGAAAAGATTTCAGGCAAAACTTTCCCAAGTTTTTTGGGCTTAAAAGTTTCTGAAATGAAGGTTCAGAATACTTATTCGCTTCCCAATGTCAATTTTATAGGAGGCAGACATATCTGGCTTTCCTCAGGTAACGAAACACTTTTCCAATTATTTAAGATATTGAGGGATAATCCAGCAATGGAGGTTGAATTGCAAGGACATATTTGTTGTGACTATGATAATTTTGATGGTAAAGATCTTGATTTGAATACTTTTAATCTTTCGTATACAAGAGCCAGCGCTATAAAAGAATTTCTTCAAAAGCAAGGAATAGAATCCAGTCGGATAAAAGCAAGTGGACAAGGGCATCTTGATCCAGTCGTTTATCCCGAGCAAACGGAAGTTGACAGGACCAAGAATAGGAGAGTTGTAATCGTTTTGCTTAAAAAATAA
- a CDS encoding cytochrome ubiquinol oxidase subunit I, producing MDDFIAARAQMAMSLGFHIIFSCVGMVMPFLMAFAHWKYLKTKNEVYKGLTKAWSKGVAILFATGAVSGTMLSFELGLLWPQFMKHAGPIFGMPFSLEGTAFFIEAIAIGFFLYGWDKFNKWFHWFCGFLVGLSGLASGILVVAANAWMNSPAGFDYINGQYLNIDPIKAMFNEAWFPQALHMTVAAFCATGFAVAGVHAFLIMRKRNVEFHTKAFKIAAGFALIGAFGAPLSGDIAAKSVAKRQPIKLAAMEAHFETEKGAAFVIGGIPDEKKGEIKYALKIPKVLSFLVSNDFNAEVKGLNDFPRDEWPPVAVVHYSFQIMIFFGVVMICIGILYVYSLFFKKEWLSKNWFLKTFLIATPFGYIALEAGWTVTEVGRQPWIIYGIMRTVDAVTPMPGIQYSFYFFTAIFVSLSLILIFLLKRQIQMVPKLYDPTDTQFNSKNTKS from the coding sequence ATGGACGATTTCATTGCCGCTCGTGCCCAAATGGCCATGTCCCTTGGCTTCCACATTATTTTCTCATGTGTGGGTATGGTAATGCCTTTTTTAATGGCTTTTGCCCACTGGAAATACCTTAAGACCAAAAATGAAGTCTACAAAGGTCTCACTAAAGCCTGGAGTAAAGGGGTAGCTATTTTATTTGCGACTGGTGCTGTTTCCGGAACTATGCTTTCTTTTGAGTTAGGACTTCTGTGGCCACAATTTATGAAACATGCAGGACCCATTTTCGGAATGCCTTTTTCCCTCGAAGGAACGGCATTTTTTATTGAAGCAATAGCTATTGGATTTTTTCTATATGGATGGGATAAATTCAATAAATGGTTTCATTGGTTTTGTGGCTTTTTAGTAGGTTTAAGTGGCTTGGCTTCTGGAATTTTAGTTGTGGCCGCTAACGCATGGATGAACTCTCCGGCAGGTTTTGATTATATCAACGGACAATATTTAAATATAGACCCTATAAAAGCCATGTTCAACGAAGCTTGGTTTCCGCAGGCACTTCATATGACAGTTGCTGCTTTTTGTGCTACCGGATTCGCCGTTGCGGGTGTACATGCTTTTTTAATCATGAGAAAGAGAAATGTAGAGTTCCATACCAAAGCATTTAAAATTGCTGCCGGTTTCGCCTTGATCGGTGCTTTTGGCGCTCCTTTAAGTGGTGATATTGCCGCTAAATCTGTAGCGAAAAGACAACCTATTAAATTGGCTGCAATGGAAGCACATTTTGAGACAGAAAAAGGAGCTGCATTTGTAATTGGTGGTATCCCTGATGAAAAGAAGGGCGAAATAAAATATGCTTTAAAGATCCCAAAAGTATTAAGTTTTCTGGTAAGCAATGATTTCAATGCTGAAGTAAAAGGATTAAATGATTTTCCTAGAGATGAGTGGCCACCAGTTGCTGTTGTACATTATTCTTTTCAGATCATGATCTTTTTTGGTGTTGTTATGATATGCATTGGTATCCTTTATGTTTATTCCCTATTTTTCAAAAAAGAATGGCTGAGTAAAAATTGGTTTCTTAAGACTTTTCTCATTGCTACTCCTTTCGGTTATATTGCTTTAGAAGCAGGATGGACAGTTACTGAAGTCGGTAGGCAACCCTGGATCATCTATGGGATCATGCGAACCGTTGATGCTGTAACTCCAATGCCGGGAATCCAGTATTCATTCTATTTTTTCACAGCAATTTTCGTTTCCTTATCATTGATCTTAATTTTTCTTTTAAAAAGACAGATCCAAATGGTACCGAAACTTTACGACCCTACAGATACTCAGTTTAATTCTAAAAATACGAAATCATGA